CTCTTCAATCGCCTGTTTGATCTCAGATGGAGATGACAGATTATCTTTTGCAACTTTCTGTTTGACATCTGCGATCAGTTTCTCTGCATCGTCAGAACCGATATTTTCCGCAACTTCTCCCGTTGTGATCAACTCGTCTGTCGCTGCATCTTTGCTCTTTTCTGGAATCTTCTTTCCTGTCATTTCTTCGTAGGCTTTCATAACGCCAACCAATGCTGCTGTTCCAGAAATCTTAAATGGACCAGCTACTTTTACATCGGCATTCTTGATGCCTGCTGTAATCAGAGCATTTCGATACATTCCAGATGTGCAGTAAGAGATATTCTGTGTTGTGACATTCACTCCATTTCCATCATCTTTCTGTTCTACAGTCACAGAAGATAATGCTCTTGTTCCGATCACTCTGCTTGATAGATAGCTGTCCAAATATTCATGTTCATCTTTATTTGTTACAGTAATAACTTTATAGTCGCTATTATCATCTAAATCCAGAAGTTCTAACACTTTCTTTTTCTGGGAAGCTGTTAAGTCAGCTCCAAGTGCCAGAT
The sequence above is drawn from the Anaerostipes hadrus ATCC 29173 = JCM 17467 genome and encodes:
- a CDS encoding DUF1002 domain-containing protein, whose amino-acid sequence is MRKFIGKFLAAGLCVAMVLSSVTVKADSVDQKYLALGADLTASQKKKVLELLDLDDNSDYKVITVTNKDEHEYLDSYLSSRVIGTRALSSVTVEQKDDGNGVNVTTQNISYCTSGMYRNALITAGIKNADVKVAGPFKISGTAALVGVMKAYEEMTGKKIPEKSKDAATDELITTGEVAENIGSDDAEKLIADVKQKVAKDNLSSPSEIKQAIEESAKDLNINLSDADRAKIQSLMDKISGLDLNVSQLKSQAKDLYDKLGGSQGIFDKIAAFFQSIFSWLSNLFS